In one window of Brassica rapa cultivar Chiifu-401-42 chromosome A07, CAAS_Brap_v3.01, whole genome shotgun sequence DNA:
- the LOC103828269 gene encoding NADP-dependent malic enzyme 1, with the protein MEKNVKNSDMKSSVNGGVVDVYGEDSATIEHSITPWSLSVSSGYSLLRDPRYNKGLAFSEKERDTHYLRGLLPPAVVDQNLQEKRLINNIRQYQFPLQKYMALTELQERNERLFYKLLIDHVEELLPIVYTPTVGEACQKYGSIFRRPQGLFISLKEKGKILDVLKNWPERNIQVIVVTDGERILGLGDLGCQGMGIPVGKLALYTALGGVRPSACLPVTIDVGTNNEKLLNDEFYIGLKQKRATGQEYRDLLHEFMSAVKQNYGENVLIQFEDFANHNAFELLAKYRDSHLVFNDDIQGTAAVVLAGLVSAQKLTNSPLAEHTFLFLGAGEAGTGIAELIALYISKQMNASVEESRKKIWLVDSKGLIVNSRKESLQAFKKPWAHEHEPVNDLLGAIKAIKPNVLIGSAGIGRSFTKEVIEAMSSINERPLIMALSNPTTQSECTAEEAYTWSKGRAIFASGSPFDPVEYEGSVFVSTQANNAYIFPGFGLGLVISGAVRVHDDMLLAAAEALAGQVSKENYEKGMIYPSFSSIRKISAHIAANVATKAYELGLAGRLPRPKEIVKCAESSMYSPTYRIYR; encoded by the exons ATGGAGAAGAATGTGAAGAACTCGGATATGAAGTCCTCTGTCAATGGTGGCGTTGTTGATGTCTATGGAGAAGACTCAGCCACCATTGAGCACAGCATAACTCCATGGTCTCTCTCTGTTTCTAG TGGGTATTCATTGCTGAGAGATCCTCGCTACAACAAAGGACTTGCtttcagtgagaaagagagagacacACACTACTTGCGTGGCCTTCTTCCTCCAGCTGTTGTTGATCAAAATCTTCAG GAGAAGAGGCTGATCAACAACATCAGACAGTATCAGTTTCCATTACAAAAGTACATGGCCTTGACAGAACTTCAGGAAAGAAACGAGAGGCTGTTTTACAAGTTGTTGATAGATCATGTTGAGGAGCTTCTACCTATCGTTTATACTCCAACTGTTGGTGAGGCTTGTCAGAAATATGGAAGTATTTTCAGGCGTCCTCAGGGTCTATTCATCAGTTTAAAAGAGAA GGGAAAGATTCTGGATGTGTTAAAGAACTGGCCTGAGAGGAACATACAGGTTATAGTTGTTACAGACGGCGAAAGGATCTTGGGATTAGGAGATCTTGGATGTCAG GGGATGGGTATACCTGTTGGTAAACTGGCCTTATATACAGCACTTGGAGGTGTTCGTCCTTCTGCG tGCTTACCTGTCACCATTGATGTGGGAACAAACAATGAGAAACTGTTGAATGATGAGTTCTACATAGGACTCAAACAAAAGCGAGCAACGGGACAG GAGTATAGAGACCTTTTGCATGAGTTCATGAGTGCTGTGAAGCAGAACTATGGTGAAAATGTTCTTATACAG TTTGAAGATTTTGCTAATCATAACGCTTTCGAGTTGCTTGCAAAGTACCGGGATAGTCACCTAGTCTTCAACGATGATATACAG GGGACAGCAGCTGTTGTTCTTGCTGGATTAGTGTCCGCACAGAAGTTAACTAATAGTCCACTTGCAGAGCACACCTTCCTCTTTCTTGGTGCTGGTGAA GCTGGTACTGGAATAGCAGAACTTATAgctctttatatatcaaaacag ATGAATGCTTCCGTAGAGGAAAGCCGCAAGAAGATATGGCTTGTTGACTCTAAG GGACTGATTGTTAACTCTCGTAAAGAATCACTGCAAGCCTTCAAGAAACCATGGGCTCATGAACATGAACCTGTCAATGACCTCTTAGGTGCCATCAAG GCCATAAAACCGAATGTTCTGATTGGATCTGCTGGCATTGGACGGTCTTTCACAAAAGAAGTGATTGAAGCCATGTCTTCCATTAATGAG AGACCTTTGATAATGGCACTCTCTAACCCAACAACACAATCAGAATGTACAGCTGAAGAAGCTTATACCTGGAGTAAG GGTCGTGCAATATTTGCAAGTGGAAGCCCGTTTGATCCAGTTGAGTATGAAGGAAGTGTGTTTGTATCTACTCAGGCGAACAATGCCTACATATTTCCTGGTTTTGGACTTGGTTTGGTCATCTCCGGAGCAGTACGAGTACATGATGATATGCTTCTGGCCGCAG CGGAGGCATTAGCTGGACAAGTAAGCAAAGAGAACTATGAGAAAGGAATGATATATCCATCCTTCTCTTCCATCCGCAAAATATCAGCTCACATCGCAGCCAATGTAGCAACTAAAGCATATGAACTTG GACTGGCGGGGAGGCTTCCACGGCCAAAGGAGATTGTCAAGTGTGCGGAGAGTAGCATGTACAGCCCCACCTATCGTATCTACCGTTGA
- the LOC103828270 gene encoding uncharacterized protein LOC103828270, which produces MSTTLDSMDSILFSLSRAFCTPFAVFVQIQGCVICLLLALGWLMAAYVRNREIKRIKNSMKAGNSLAFLYQDINELEHSRQAKLPRVSVVMPLKGFGEHNLHNWRSQITSLYGGPLEFLFVLESTEDPAYHAVSRLLATHQDHVEAKVVIAGLATTCSQKIHNQLIGVEKMHKDTKYVLFLDDDVSLHPGTIGALTSEMEKNPEIFIQTGYPLDLPSGTLGSYCIYEYHMPCSMGFATGGTTFFLWGGCMMMHADDFRQDRYGVVSGLRDGGYSDDMTLAALAGAHKRLITSPPVAVFPHPLATDLSFGRYWNYLRKQTFVLESYISKVNWIMNKALFAVHCYLSWGFVAPYVMSVIHITSALRIYIKGYSQLEDATFASSGMSLVILLAICTFIELLAMWNLTRREVTLCNLLSPEAPRLTLAPYNWGLIFIAMLVDNFLYPISAFRSHFSQSINWSGIRYHLRNGKVFKIERRNDMVPAKTDLGGKHLYGKKGATHKASFLSSLGRNLAHWRQPKKFDV; this is translated from the exons ATGTCTACCACATTGGACTCCATGGATTccattctcttctctctcagcAGAGCCTTCTGCACCCCTTTCGCCGTCTTCGTTCAGATCCAG GGATGTGTTATATGCTTACTCCTTGCTCTAGGCTGGTTAATGGCTGCCTATGTCAG GAAccgagagattaagagaatcaAAAACAGCATGAAAGCCGGAAACAGCTTGGCGTTTCTCTATCAAGACATCAATGAACTCGAGCACTCTAGGCAAGCTAAACTTCCCAGGGTTTCCGTTGTCATGCCTCTAAAAGGCTTCGGAGAACACAATCTGCACAATTGGAGAAGTCAG ATCACCTCTCTCTATGGTGGACCACTGGAATTCCTATTTGTTTTAGAAAGTACTGAAGACCCTGCCTATCATGCTGTTTCCCGTCTATTAGCTACGCATCAG GATCATGTTGAAGCTAAGGTTGTTATTGCTGGTTTAGCAACGACTTGCAGCCAGAAAATTCATAATCAGTTG ATTGGAGTTGAGAAAATGCACAAAGATACCAAATATGTGTTGTTTTTGGACGATGATGTTAGCCTGCATCCTGGAACAATTGGAGCACTCACGTCTGAGATGGAGAAAAATCCAGAG ATATTTATTCAAACTGGGTATCCTCTAGACTTGCCCTCTGGAACTCTTGGAAGTTATTGCATCTATGAGTACCACATG CCTTGCTCAATGGGATTTGCGACTGGTGGGACAACATTCTTTTTGTGGGGAGGGTGCATGATG ATGCATGCTGATGATTTCAGACAAGATCGATATGGTGTTGTCTCTGGCTTACGTGATGGTGGATACTCGGATGATATGACACTTGCCGCTTTAGCAG GTGCTCACAAGAGGCTCATTACATCTCCTCCTGTTGCTGTATTCCCTCATCCTCTTGCAACTGATCTAAGTTTTGGACG GTACTGGAACTACTTGAGAAAGCAAACCTTTGTGCTGGAATCTTACATATCCAAAGTTAACTGGATAATGAACAAGGCTTTGTTTGCCGTCCACTGTTATCTATCATGGGGTTTTGTTGCACCATATGTTATGTCTGTCATCCACATCACATCAGCTTTAAGAATTTACATCAAGGGATATAGTCAACTTGAAGACGCAACCTTTGCTTCTAGTG GTATGTCCCTTGTTATACTGTTGGCGATCTGCACCTTCATCGAGCTTCTAGCAATGTGGAATTTGACAAGACGAGAAGTGACGCTATGCAATCTGTTATCCCCAGAGGCTCCCCGTCTCACTCTTGCACCTTACAACTGGGGACTT ATCTTTATAGCAATGCTAGTGGACAACTTTCTATATCCGATCTCAGCATTCCGTTCTCACTTTTCTCAATCCATAAACTGGTCTGGAATTAGATACCACTTGAGAAATGGAAAGGTTTTCAAG ATAGAGAGAAGGAATGATATGGTACCAGCAAAGACTGATTTAGGAGGGAAACACTTGTATGGTAAGAAGGGAGCTACACATAAAGCTTCCTTCTTAAGCTCATTGGGAAGAAACTTGGCTCACTGGCGACAACCAAAGAAGTTTGATGTTTAA